CTGCCTCCAAGAAGTAGCTACAGGTTTGCACTTTAAGTCCAGCCGACAATAACAAAGTCCTCCACCATCTCACTtagcttttatattttatcaaaCTAAGGACCAATGATCAATGGAACGGTGTTAAAAACTCAGTTGAGTACTGCGTGACAACATTTAGCTTAAGTTTAAGCAGTACAAGTGGTGACTGACTCACACGTCTCCCTTTCTGGGTCTTCCACTGCGTCTTAGCAACTCATGCACTGCATGCACTGGCTGCTAAGCTGGTTCAGTGCCAGATTTCCTTCTGTGCAGCCCACAGCATGTGTGCAGTACTGTTTCTAATGCCcactattaaaaatataaaacccCCAATGACTAAAAAACCATAAGAGAGTAATAACTATAATGGCGGTCTATagaaaaaatgctttttggatcgcaggggatttttttggtTGCTGTACCATTAAGTAGCCAATGGGACTCATTAGCAGTAATGCCACATGGCAGCGCAGTCTTCAGTTCTTTTAAAACAACCATGGCATATACTCACTGCCGTCAGCACTTCCTGTGCAtgcctcactgcagcctgtgtgCTGAAGAATGCCAAATAACTGCATGGGTGTTTTTACGCTCGTCAGATTCTTTCATgtactgtgtatgtatgtagcTTGTAAATAATATGTCTGGCTAGCTGTGGATTtttcaacccagtcaccagaataaatgttggcattggtatgtgtctgcaaaccacggacATTTTGAGTTGGTATGTTTTGTATGTAGTGAATATGTTGAAACATTATGTtgcaattttcaattttatgttgacATCGCTGTGTGTTAACAAGTGGTGAGGGTTAAGGCAAAATCCCACTTTGTTAGGGTTAGgacaacatcatgttttggcttaaaaaaaaaaaaaacgggtggGTGGCCACaaccacagctggaaatgtctgcTTTTATCAGCATGTGGCAGCCTGTCTGGCCTATGGTCTCACGCcattcaccatcccctcctcctcctgctaaGAAACTCACTTAGATACATAATCACAATTATAACTATAATCACTTTTGAAACATTTATATGATACatgtgaaatgtacaaatgtaacatatccatggcttgaagaaacatacaatgccaacaaagTCTTAGTGCCTGTCagtgtttatattgtttagcatatcgattttaatacattttatcatctccagttcattttttatttctgctaCTGTCACAACTCAACAAGCACTGTAGGTGATGCACACTTTGCATCAACACAGTTATCACAGTAAGGTAAAAGACTTCCTGATTTCATAACTTATCAACTTAAAGTTGCCTACAGCTCAGTATTTTGAGATAACGAAGGATAAACTCCTTTACTTGCACTTGATACCcacatttcctgtttgtgtATTCTGCTTCAGGCCTGAGAGGTGCGCAACACCAAATActagaaaatgtaaaatactgAAGGGTTTGACATATTTAGATGTCCTGACATAACTAAAACTTCACCAGCTCCATCTTCCAGCAATTATTTGTTAACTGGAAGTCTCCTGAAGAAAAAGGCAACGTTATCAAATGAGGTGTTGCCACTTTTTAACTCTTTCTTATGTTGTGTCTCCAGCTGTCAAGAAAAGCTCGCCCAAGCAAAAAAGTACCACTTAAGCCAATTAAACTTCCAAGTCATAAACAACACcttaaagaaaagaaactgtGCCTTGTAGCTGGATGGGGTTACACAAGAACTAATGGTACAGTCGTTGATGAGCTGCAAGTGGTGGATGTGCCCATCATTGACCTGAAAAAGTGTCAGAGGATGTGGCATAATGCCCTTCCTGCCAATGTTATCTGTGCAGGTGGATATGACACAAACAAAGGATTCTGTCAGGTATGTTTCTGTTTATAATAAAACATACCAACTGGTTTGTAAGTTCAAAATGGTATACACATAtttgaataaacaaataaagctTCTCCTCCTCACAGGGTGATTCTGGTGGCCCTTTGGTGTGCAACGGAAAGACAGCAGTTGGTGTTGTTTCCTTTAACAGCAACTATAACTGTAACTACCCAGATGTGCCCAACGTCTATACAGACCTATCTAAATTTCTTCCCTGGATGAAAAAGATTCTCAAGAAAGAGAACTGTTAAAATTGTTTTGAATTGTGGATGTCTAAAATGTGTCTTTGtcagcaaaatgaaaaatgtgtctgtttccTTCCAACAAAACATTCACAAAAGTAGTGCTTATATCTTCTGACAATGTAGTTTCCTGTTGCCCTCCCATCACTGCTCTGGGTGCAGAGGCCTGCACATAAAAGGCTGTACAGAGTGCAACGCAAATTGAAACAGTGTTTATGATTTGCATAAAGCCAAGATGGAACTTCAATTCTGGGTATCAACAGCCTTTTTAATGATGCTCATTTAGACTGCTTTCAGttgaataatgataataaaaacattactgAGCTCTAGTTTCATAATTGTGACTGTGGAAACATCAATGCTCAGATCTGTAACTGGAAActggtttctctttttttcaacaTGGTCTAACAGCTCAAAGAAATGTGTGCATTGTGGCTTGTGTCAGGTAGATCCACACAAAAAGAACATCAGTTTGTATTTCACTTGATATATTTATATAGCTGAAGTTAATTAGATGTGGCAGTATGGTACTATGAACAAAAGGTGAGAGGAGAACCAACAGGGTCCACAGTGAATAAAGGTCAAAAGCTGTAAGACACTAAACCTGGTATTTGTATTGTGATGACATGCTCACTGTTTTGGCTAATGTGAGGGACTTGACTTAAATGCAGTACAAAAAGCAGAGAGGTGTTGTTCGAAAGATTCATCAAGCAACTCAGTTTGTGACTTTACATTAGATTTGCACTGATGGAGAAGCAGCACCCTCTGATGGTCAAAAAGCAGAGCAATTTTAAAGTCTTGATGCAAGCTTTGGCACTCTATGCTGGATCTAATTAAGCACTGACAGTGCAAACAGCTGAGATAATATATTCTGTATATAACGTTACACAAATATAGATATGGAAAGAGACTACACAATGTAGTAAGACTTGCATCCTGTCATCCCTCTCCCCCATCAAATCTACACTCAACTGTACCGAAGTTCACCAAGGTAAGAAGTGGTACAAGTGTTTACTGTGATATTAAgtaagttgtttttgtgtggcATATGTACATGTCATTTTGGACTATATACTGTAATTCGGAAAAACAGCGTATTGTGCCAATGTATAAAATTGGTATGATAAACAGGTATCCACTGTACAGTGGATGGCAAAGTTGAGCAAGGAAATAACAGCACAGGACACGGTTACCATAGGTTGGTACTTAACTGTTAATACAATAGAGTAAATCACCATCAAGGATAATGTGGAAAAATTTTGCATTccattacatttaattaataaGAGATActcttgaatataatataatgttaatgttaatgttgtgGGATGTTTTGTAGGGCTTTTGTACTTGGATGtaattgatttgatttgtgTCGCTTTAATAAGGCCATGTGTCCACCAAAGCGTTTCTTTTCCCAGCAGAAAAACGACAGCTGTttttgttcagcacttgtattTGTCCACTGTGAGGATTAGTCTTTGCTGTTTGTCCTGGCccttctccactgtgattggacggcTGGTGACAGTGACAAACGCAGCATTTTACCCAAAGTTAAACATCTTTCAACTCTCATTTTTAATTGGAAAAACAGGTAAATAATCACACAAGACATACGTTGTCGGACTTATCACTATTAGTTTACTTTACTAATCCTCCAAAAATACACTGcagttcaaggctggattatAAGGCTTCTGAGAGGCCTTGTTGTAGTGGCAGGATGGCTATCATTAGCTTCTGAGCTAAAACTAGTAAGTCTCTCTCAAACATGCAGTGTTACAGAGATATTTAACATTAGTAACattatgttgtttatgacattGTCAGCCCCAAAGTTAACTTCTGTAGTGTCCATTATGGcagatttttctcatcagtcctTTTCAACAGCAGACTGACTCACACAATGTACAGTTTTTTGTCGGATAATATGACGATGGagatcacatttttatttcactcaAGACATTCCACTTGCCTGAACAGAGTTAACTTGTCCTGGGTGAGTGTTAATGTCGAGCCCTTTGACAGggaaaaacactttggtggacaTACAAGGAACCAGGTAGAGTGTATTGAATGCACTAAGGTGCTTTAGTTAATCTAGAGATAACATGCAGATTGTTTTACCCCCTCATCCAGTCGAATGGTGGAAGAGtaggtaaaatttcaattcaccaagattttctttagttaATTACAGCCCTACTCATCAGCTCACTGTCTAGCACCCATAGGTGTAGCAGCCTGCTGTGGAGCATAATCTGTTGTCGCTGCATCCTGTGGTACACTCTCAGGTGTAGCAGCCTGTTTTGAAGTATCTGAAGGTGTAGCCGACTGACTTAACAATTGGGGGAAATAGACAAACACTATATTTACTGTAGTCTATTTAAAGTTTGTGTTGCTGCCAGTAGGCCCCACTTTAGTCTATACATCATTATTTGTACATTATAAGTGCTTAAAGTAATATTTACAATTATTAAATTGGTTCAGTGCAATCTGAAGTGGCAACATGTTACAGTAAGGTAGCCCCAAACCAAATCATCCTTGGGGTCCCCTGAAGTCGAGGGCCGGCCCTGCTCCTTGCTATATAACGCTGATGTCTCCCCAGTTTCtgttataatataatataattatgtgtaacaggcctttttcatggcagacattttgaccttTCATAGGAGGGAACAAATTACAATGGCTCAGTTCCATCAACTATCCCAGAAAGCCTTTACAGTGAGCAAGCATGCACAGTACCAGGActatggagctacatttgtttctttattattcaatcaAACAAAGCAggttttgcaatcaaaaaaaatttttgagagcaaaagtatcaaTATCGCAAGTAAAAAATGACTgattaaaaatgcaaatcctaaagttttgtttgcgagtcattttttttcatttgcaagtCAAAAAGTTTTGCGAGTAAAAAGTTGGACCTGGTGGGCGGGgcctaaactgaaagctgtaagACACGTCTCTATTGGCCAGTCTTGGTCGGAATGACAGCTTGCAAAGCAACATGGGAGTTTTGTAGTTCACAGGGAATTCAGTGCGAGAGCTGTGGCGAAAATCAATGAGCAGGTATGTTTATACATAACTGATAAAAGcaagaatgttttatttgaactggTGCATGTAGATTGCTTTTGTTTAGCCAGGGCAGTACTATTTGACGGTGTAACGGTCAGTACCGTCGATGCCCTGGGGTGTGGCAGTAATGCCGACTGTAGAGCGTTTccagtgggagagagggaatCGTGGGTGTAGCCCACTCTGGAGCCACGTCAAACCCACCAATAGAAACTCTTCTCTCATCCATCAGCATAGGCCCCGCCCATTAAGTGCAGTTGAACTTGCAAGCAAAATTTTAACTCAcaagcaaagaggactgatTTATAAGCAAAATGATCACACGGTTTTACTtacaaacttgatttttgattgcagttcaaaaaatatgctctcaaaacagttttatatgattgcaacaaaaagacacaaaaatacctccATACAGGACAATCAAACAAGCTCACCTAAATGGAATGCAGTCATTTTAATGTCACCACTTACGTTTTTCCTATTATGACATGCAAACTCATTACATAATATACTTTCTTAAAAGAAGTTGCACCAGACATTTTCCCTTTTGCATTAACCATATTGCATGAGATGTTAGTTGGTTTGTAACTTCCTTTCTCAAGAGCATGACACTCAGTCATCACTCTCACTATCAGCAGGGTAACAAATAATCAGAGTTGCTTCTCACTTTCTGCCTCGGGTGGAGACTCACAACCACATGCAGAAGGATCAGCAGACTCCACAGATGTTTGAGGCAGGTCCATGGTGACCTCAGAATTGTTTTCCTTCACTAGGACTAGATTTAGAGCTCCTGAAGATACTGCATTTGTTTGTGGttgtgtcattttctatatgatACGTACTAGCCTTCAGTAGTTTAGGGGTCTCTGGCGTGAAATCTAATCCTCAACCTGGGAAAATGTGAGGTTGATGTTTCAAGTGCACAAAGTAGCACTGGTCTCCTATTGCTCTCCTATTACTGCATGAGGAGCACAGACTCAGACCTCTGCCTGCACCTAAAAGGTTGTACAGAGCGCAACACAAATCAAACAAGTGCTAAAGATACATTTTATGGCAATTAAAAACACGTTCTGCTGTTTGTGAAACAGTGATAAAATTaatggcctctagtttcacagCTGCGACAGACTGTGGAAACATCAGTGTTCAAATATGCAGCTGGAAACTGTGGTTCCTGTGGTTCTTCAAGATTGTGACACGATTCAAagaaatgtttgtgttgtggGTCATCAGGTCGAAACACACCAAAAAACATTAGTGACATGTGTTTTCCGCTTCATCTGTTTCGTCAGCTAAAGTTCATTTGATGTGGCCCGAAATGCGAAAGGAGAACCAACATGGTTTGAAATGATCATAATAGAGGGAATGAAAGTGTCAAAGATGCAACATGAACATAGCTGATCAGGAAAATGGATTAATGCAAACTAAGTCTGTGTTAATGCCCATGGCAACAAATAATTCAATTTATAAGTTATTGCTGATCGACTTGCTTCTCTCTGCTTCCTCCATGTTTTGAAACATTTCTCATGTGTTCCTGATATGTGGCAGTTATTAGTCCGATTCATGCATTTCCTTGCGTGTTGCCTTCTTTTCACATATTACTTACTTTGTCTCACACTTAGTAAGCCACGTCATTTTCACACATTGTCCACTGTGGTCTGGCGAAGCACCAACTGATGAGTCAAGATGCTTCTTTATACCTCTGGCTGTCAGTCAATGATCACATGATTTCAGATTATTTACATTCAGACTCTGAGAATATCGACACTCAAGCCTGAAGGTGGTTACTGCGGATTGTGTTACCCATTTAGTTTTTGGTGCAACATCGCAGTGACAAAAGCCAACTGCAGCCCAAAGGTCACAGTTCAAAGGTACATCCACAacaaagatttttgtttttttatgtcagTTTATCTAACTAAATGTAAGAGAGAGGAAGGTCCAAGaattcaaataaataataaaatataacaaaatacagAGGCTGACAAAGACTTAAAGTACCATAGATACAAAGAGAAAACTGAAAATACTGAATCACATCAGCTATAGAGGGGAATAAATAGGTAAACGTAACACACTGTGTTAAACTCATCCCATAATGTGTACGTGCCTCAGGCTGCTAGAGCAGAACCACACGCTTTACATTTACTGGAACAATGACAATACTACATGATGCCTCATTTCTTTactgaccacacacactcatcaccATGAGACAATTAAAGTTTGCACCGACCCACAGAGGATGCGGCTTGAGCAGTCTTGGTGAAGCAGATGAAAACCACGGGGTCTCTTACAGAGCAAACTGCTGTATAAAAGCGTTGACTCGCACAACAAAGACAACAGGTTCAGTCTGCTGCCGACATCATGCATGCTCTACACGGGTTTCTGCTTTTTCATCTTCTGACATGTCTTGGACTTCATGGTAAGATTCCAACATCTGGTTATTAGTCTCTGATCTACAAATGCTACATTAACTCATCACCTTTTCCTCTTATCATGTCAGCACTTGGGAGTGAAATCATAAATGGTAAAAAGGTCCCTGAGAACTTAATGCTGTATATGGCCTCGGTGCAGAACAACGAGGGACAACATGTGTGTGGAGGATTCCTAATCAATGAAGACTTTGTGCTCACTGCTGCACACTGTGATGACGGGTTAGTTACCTTTCCTCTTTGAGCAATCTTTGATTCATCTGATCAGAAATGAAAAGAActcaatcctcaccactagatccCTTAAAATCCttttaaatcttacacactgaacctttcaGAAACCATACTAACaacttttttaaatgatcaTTGACTCAGGAAACCCACAAGTGTCGTCCTTGGCATCCACAATCTCAAGAAGGTTGATAATGACACAATGAGATACAGTGTGAAGACATGCAAGCATCCATCTTATGAGAGTGTCTCAAAGGGGGATGACATCATGCTCCTCAAAGTAAGTGGATATTTAAACAGCCTACCAAAGTCAGTGAAGCATTTTTACAATAAAATCTCTTACTTTCATGTCCTGTTTAATACAGTTCAAATCCCCCCATAActctaaaaacaaaatactgtcAGTATTTCAATATTCAGTGCACCTCCATCTTCAAGCAATTCCTTTTGAACTTGAGGTCTGATGGAGAATATCAGTGTTTGCTCATTTTAAATTTCCACTTTGTGTGTCTTCAGTTGTATGCTTTAAATCCACCCTTACTCATTTTAAATTTTCACCTTGTGTCTCCAGTTGTCAAAGAAAGCTCGACTGAACAAGAGAGTACAACTGATTAAACTTCCGAAGAATGAGATTAAAATAAAGGATAAAGCAAAGTGCCGTGTGGCTGGATGGGGTTACACAAAGACTGGTGGTAGAGCGGTTGACGTGCTGCAAGTGGCAGATGTGTCTATCATAAACCCGGAGGTCTGTAAGAAAGAATGGCTTAAAGTTCCATCTAAAGTTCAAGTTCAACTTCCTGCCAATGTTATCTGTGCAGGTGGATATGGCACAAAGAAAGGATTCTGCCGGGTATGATTTCTGTcctttctttaaaataaaaaaagtcagtttgtttCTAGTCGAAAGATTTCTAGTCTcagaaattgaattaaaaaaaattaaatttctttgttttcacaggGAGATTCTGGTGGTCCTCTGGTGTGCGGCGGGGAGGCAGTTGGTGTCGTGTCTTTCAACATGAACGGCAACTGTGACTACCCAAATGTACCCAATGTCTACACGAATATATCAAAATACCTTCCCTGGATCAAAAAGATTCTCAAGCAAAGAAACTGTTAAATGTAACAATTCAGCATACTTTTACTGTGTTATACTGGCTCCCTGGCTCCACTTCCACATCAGGTCAACTGATGCTGTTACTgcctttaaatcttttttttgtgttgtacaATAATTATTGTTCTCTACCTACTGTTACTGTTATTAAATCCATTATGGCTTGTAAATTTCCAAACTTCAAAACTGTGCTTTTTgctttaaaagtgctttataaataaaactataATTTTATCATTACTATCGTGGGGGTATTGCTGTCTTTAAGATGCTCTGTCAGTGTTAAGCTCTTTGTCtgagaggaaaataaaagtttaatgtgaaatgtcaaATACTGTACTTCCTATGGttacacaaaaaatatatatttatttaaatataaaaatatattcattcattgcatGTACAGCCatactttcaaacattttggtgACATCTCAGCATCCTGAATTGCCAACTCCTTCGTTACAGTAACTCTGCACTCCACTTCACCACATTACATgttgtatgggttgtagctgctgtgctAGTGGGCCAAACAAGTGTCACATTAAACTGAAAAACACCTGTGGTGACTGACGATGATCAAAACATTCAGATAGTCTTTTTCTTCTCGATATGGGTACAGAAAGGATTGAACGCAAGTGTCATTGACTGAAGAGGTTGAAATACTACTTAGTACTGGATTACTTCAATCGATACCTCTATGGTATTGAGTATGAATGTGCAAAAGAGTGTCAGAAATCTGCCAGACAGACAAAATGAAGCTTGGCTGAATTTCAATCAGAACTGATCCATTCAGCCACAAACTGACTGAATGATCAATTCTCCACTCCGCAACTCAAACTCACCAAACTGCTACTGAGCACATGGATCCAGACAGACCCCTAAAAATCTATGAATACAGAGAGGGACCGCACAGTGATCATAAAGCGACAAAGTTTGCTGACCTGTTCATCTTTTTGGGAAACTCAGTTTACAGTACCACATCATTGACACACACGCTGGAGCTCATTTTAGGGCTGAACAACGTGAGGAAAATACACAATGTTGAATattgcactcaaaatattagtTGTGATAACTAAACAGATAATAAATTTTTCTCAGTTCTGTCGTCCTGCTGCTTTCAGTATTCTGCTAAAATACAAGACATAGCTTgctgaaacaaaataaatgaaaggaaattatttcccacattttttattgattaaattgaacaataaactgaatataaaaaggcaccaataaaaataaatgatatacTTTAATGTCCAGTTTCTACTGCTACTGTCTTTCGAAATCCATAACAAAGATTTGTGTGTGGAGGATTCCTAATCAATGAAGACTTTGTGCTCACTGCTGCACACTGTGATGACGAGTGAGTTTCCTCTTTCAGCAATCTTTGATTCATATAATTAGACATCAATTTAAAAATACTTCAAGATATATTAACAAACATGTTAAACACAAGTTAAAATTTATTAGTATGGGGGTGACCTCTAGCTCGCTGGGTTGAGTTTGTGTACTATGTCCTTTGCAGCGGCTTTGCTTCAATTCcaacctgcagccctttgctgtatGCCATACCCCCTCTCCCACTTTTCCTGTCTTTATTCAGTTCtattgtccccccccccccccccccccccaaaccaccaaaaaaatgtattaatattcTTCTTGCTACGATTTGAGAAAATtcactgacaacctctccaTGATCTCTCAATCAGCAGCATTACACGTGTTGTTCTTAGCACCCACAATCTCAAGAACATTAACTACGGAAACATATGATACATTAAAGAGAGATACAAACACCCATATTATGAGACAGTAGGAAAAGGAAAGGACATCATGCTCCTCAAAGTAAGTACATATTCTCAGGTGACATCATATATTTTTTGgtcaaatgatttatttttattatcagctCCAACACTTGTTAAACTGAATTCCGGTGAATTTAAAAAAGTTATGAAATCAGACATTGCTACTTTTGAAGTTTTACTTTCTGATGTCTCCAGCTGGCTAAGAAGGCTCGACTGGACAACCGAGTTCAAACCATTCCACTTCCCAGAcctgaaacaaagaaacaaacaaacaaagaaaaccaaAGGTGCCGTGTAGCTGGATGGGGTTCCATAAAAACTAATGGTAGCATTGTTGATGATCTGAGAGTGGTGGATGTGTCTATCATCAACCTGCA
This sequence is a window from Epinephelus lanceolatus isolate andai-2023 chromosome 6, ASM4190304v1, whole genome shotgun sequence. Protein-coding genes within it:
- the LOC117254065 gene encoding transmembrane protease serine 9-like, with protein sequence MHSVHKILIFHVLTCFGGNALGSEIIKGTKTTDKSMLYMASIQNHSGHVCGGFLVSEDFVVTAAHCDNLNPTSVVLGTHNLKNVDNKTMRYSVRKCKHPSFVKTSSGNDIMLLKLSRKARPSKKVPLKPIKLPSHKQHLKEKKLCLVAGWGYTRTNGTVVDELQVVDVPIIDLKKCQRMWHNALPANVICAGGYDTNKGFCQGDSGGPLVCNGKTAVGVVSFNSNYNCNYPDVPNVYTDLSKFLPWMKKILKKENSQQRQQVQSAADIMHALHGFLLFHLLTCLGLHALGSEIINGKKVPENLMLYMASVQNNEGQHVCGGFLINEDFVLTAAHCDDGKPTSVVLGIHNLKKVDNDTMRYSVKTCKHPSYESVSKGDDIMLLKLSKKARLNKRVQLIKLPKNEIKIKDKAKCRVAGWGYTKTGGRAVDVLQVADVSIINPEVCKKEWLKVPSKVQVQLPANVICAGGYGTKKGFCRGDSGGPLVCGGEAVGVVSFNMNGNCDYPNVPNVYTNISKYLPWIKKILKQRNC
- the LOC117254064 gene encoding chymotrypsin-like elastase family member 2A, encoding MERYKHPYYETVGKGKDIMLLKLAKKARLDNRVQTIPLPRPETKKQTNKENQRCRVAGWGSIKTNGSIVDDLRVVDVSIINLQVCQGIWSGLPLPDSVICAGGYGTNKGFCQGDSGGPLVCDGKAVGVVSFNNNKNCNYPNVPNIYTETSKYLDWIKSIIKPYE